Proteins encoded by one window of Blautia faecicola:
- a CDS encoding MATE family efflux transporter yields the protein MTSAKNDFTQGSILKKLALFMLPILGALVLQAAYGAVDLLVVGRFGSTSGLSAVSTGSQVLNLVTFVVIQFATAITILIARYLGEKRPEQIGSVIGGGVIVFAAISIVLFFLMVVFAHPIAVLMQAPAEAVDLTTSYVRICGSGIFFIVAYNLMAAIFRGLGDSKSPLLFVLVACIVNIVGDLILVAGLHLDAAGAALATVFAQAVSVVCAVILLIKKKLPFKICRSDFRLNDQCGKFFTIGLPLALQECLTQLSFLALCAFVNRLGLEASSGYGVACKIVNFAMLIPSSLMQSMASFVSQNVGAGNQKRARQSMFTGIGIGLFFGCFVFALVLLKGDVLSGFFTTESAVIRNAYAYLKGFAPETLLTAVLFSMIGYFNGNDKTFWVMCQGLIQTLLIRLPLSYYMSIQPNASLTKIGLAAPVSTAVGICLNIGFFLWLNRKSAKKVSQPS from the coding sequence TTGACAAGTGCAAAAAATGATTTTACACAGGGCAGTATTCTGAAAAAGCTTGCCCTTTTTATGCTTCCGATCCTGGGTGCACTCGTGTTACAGGCTGCGTATGGAGCCGTTGACTTACTGGTGGTGGGAAGATTCGGTTCCACCTCCGGACTTTCCGCGGTTTCGACAGGAAGCCAGGTATTAAATCTTGTTACTTTTGTCGTGATTCAGTTTGCTACTGCAATCACTATTCTCATCGCCCGCTATCTGGGTGAAAAAAGGCCGGAACAGATCGGTTCTGTTATCGGTGGCGGGGTTATCGTTTTTGCGGCAATTTCCATTGTTTTATTTTTCCTGATGGTTGTTTTTGCGCATCCCATCGCCGTACTTATGCAGGCACCTGCGGAAGCGGTGGATCTGACCACCAGTTATGTCCGCATCTGCGGAAGCGGTATTTTCTTCATCGTTGCCTATAACCTGATGGCTGCGATCTTCCGTGGTCTGGGAGACAGTAAGTCACCGCTGCTCTTTGTTCTTGTTGCCTGTATCGTCAATATCGTCGGTGATCTGATCCTCGTTGCCGGACTCCATCTGGATGCTGCCGGAGCAGCCCTCGCCACCGTTTTTGCACAGGCTGTCAGTGTGGTGTGTGCGGTTATTCTTCTGATAAAGAAGAAACTGCCATTTAAGATCTGCAGGTCTGATTTCCGTCTGAACGATCAGTGTGGAAAGTTCTTTACCATCGGTCTTCCTCTGGCTTTGCAGGAGTGCCTGACGCAGCTTTCTTTTCTGGCTCTGTGTGCCTTTGTGAACCGTCTGGGACTCGAAGCTTCCTCCGGTTACGGGGTCGCCTGTAAGATCGTGAACTTTGCCATGCTGATCCCAAGCTCTCTGATGCAGTCCATGGCATCTTTCGTTTCTCAGAATGTGGGTGCCGGCAATCAGAAGCGCGCCAGACAATCCATGTTTACCGGTATCGGTATCGGGTTGTTTTTCGGTTGTTTTGTCTTCGCTCTCGTGCTGTTAAAGGGCGATGTTCTCTCCGGTTTCTTCACTACCGAAAGTGCCGTTATCCGGAACGCCTACGCCTACCTGAAAGGTTTTGCCCCGGAAACACTGCTTACTGCCGTGCTGTTCAGTATGATCGGATATTTTAACGGAAATGACAAAACCTTCTGGGTGATGTGCCAGGGACTGATCCAGACTCTTCTGATCCGACTTCCCCTGTCCTATTATATGAGTATCCAGCCGAATGCCAGCCTGACCAAAATCGGTCTTGCAGCTCCGGTGTCCACAGCAGTCGGTATCTGCCTGAACATCGGTTTCTTCCTCTGGCTGAACCGGAAAAGTGCAAAGAAAGTCAGCCAACCAAGTTAA
- a CDS encoding MarR family winged helix-turn-helix transcriptional regulator — protein sequence MDVALMKRMMDACYLAQRVRGMLPTLPAGVTPAYIHYLDIIEMLEKQGVRAKISDISDALDLPRPGVTRTLKAMEAKGYLKKVSSSEDGRVTYLSLTEAGRELSRIYNEQFFTTLASFMEDIPEEDIKCMIRTIDAVHQIMCERRPDLDKCKK from the coding sequence ATGGACGTTGCACTTATGAAACGTATGATGGATGCCTGTTATCTGGCGCAGCGGGTCCGGGGGATGCTTCCGACTCTGCCGGCGGGGGTGACTCCTGCGTATATTCATTATCTGGATATTATTGAGATGCTGGAGAAGCAGGGTGTCCGGGCGAAGATATCGGATATCAGTGATGCGCTGGATCTGCCGAGACCCGGTGTGACACGGACGTTGAAAGCGATGGAGGCCAAAGGATATCTGAAAAAGGTTTCCTCTTCCGAAGACGGTCGTGTCACCTATCTTTCTCTCACAGAAGCCGGGAGGGAACTGTCCCGTATCTACAACGAACAGTTTTTCACCACTCTCGCCTCTTTTATGGAAGATATCCCGGAAGAAGATATAAAGTGTATGATCCGCACCATTGATGCGGTACATCAGATTATGTGTGAAAGGAGACCTGACCTTGACAAGTGCAAAAAATGA
- a CDS encoding AAA family ATPase, producing MIEKISLKNFKCFEKIDVTCRELNLFTGINGMGKSTLIQALLLLRQTYEKNNCLENQRLILNGSYVELGTQTDIMYWFRKDDVLSIEVEENDHKWMCQYDKVGNLISESQGPLSERDSFLTKKFEYISAERLGPRRYYDTIENENSLHSEIGVKGEKTAVCLYEKGSDVKVYPNMKHSSETSERLELQINAWLSEISPNIKVNVIPYLDVNLMGVRYSTSNSLGEESTNALNMGFGVSYSLPIIVALLSAREGDILVLENPEAHLHPRGQRKIGELVALAAANGVQIFMETHSDHVLNGIRLSVRNKKISSDKVKINYFYEYLSEEGIQKHEKTSPEILEDGSLSNWPEGFFDEWDKAIDELF from the coding sequence ATGATTGAAAAAATTTCATTAAAAAACTTTAAATGTTTTGAAAAAATTGATGTTACATGTCGGGAATTGAATTTATTTACAGGTATTAATGGCATGGGAAAATCGACATTGATTCAGGCATTATTATTATTGCGGCAAACATATGAAAAAAATAATTGTTTGGAAAATCAGCGTTTAATTCTTAATGGATCATATGTCGAACTGGGTACTCAGACTGATATTATGTATTGGTTTAGAAAAGATGATGTGCTTTCTATAGAAGTAGAGGAAAATGATCATAAATGGATGTGTCAGTATGATAAAGTTGGAAATTTGATTTCAGAAAGTCAGGGACCTTTATCTGAAAGAGATTCATTTCTTACAAAAAAATTTGAGTATATATCGGCAGAAAGATTAGGACCTCGCCGTTATTATGACACGATAGAAAATGAAAACTCTTTGCATTCGGAAATTGGAGTGAAAGGTGAAAAAACCGCAGTATGCTTGTATGAGAAAGGGAGTGATGTAAAAGTTTATCCAAATATGAAGCATAGTTCAGAAACAAGTGAACGACTTGAATTGCAGATAAATGCGTGGTTATCAGAAATCTCGCCAAACATAAAGGTAAATGTAATTCCTTATTTAGATGTGAATTTAATGGGAGTGAGATATTCGACAAGTAACAGTTTAGGAGAAGAGTCTACAAATGCATTAAACATGGGATTTGGAGTTTCATATTCGTTACCTATTATTGTTGCATTATTAAGTGCAAGGGAGGGAGACATACTTGTGCTTGAGAATCCAGAAGCACATTTACATCCACGTGGTCAGAGAAAAATTGGTGAATTAGTTGCTTTAGCTGCTGCTAATGGTGTCCAAATTTTTATGGAAACACATAGCGATCATGTTTTAAATGGAATTCGATTAAGTGTTCGCAATAAAAAAATATCATCTGATAAGGTAAAAATAAACTATTTTTATGAATATTTATCAGAAGAAGGAATTCAAAAACATGAAAAAACATCTCCGGAGATTTTAGAAGATGGCAGTTTATCGAATTGGCCGGAGGGATTTTTTGATGAGTGGGATAAAGCAATTGATGAATTATTTTAA
- a CDS encoding asparaginase, whose product MKKILFVATGGTIASKKTENGLTPQITPEELISYIPEVEKICEITAVQPFNLDSSNVVPENWSMLVKVIREHYDAFDGFIIAHGTDTMAYTAAALSYMIQNSPKPIVITGAQRPINLDITDAKTNLSDSFYYACDDASQGVQIVFDGKVIAGTRAKKVRTKSYNAFSSIDFPYLAVIQDRRILRYLPMLPYEKPVRFYEKLSDSVFLLKLIPGIQPVLLPVIFEYYDAIIVESFGVGGIPSSIKDMFYELCQKYPEKMIVLCTQVAHEGSDMTVYEVGHEMKKLCNVLESYDMTPEAVAAKTMWLLGNRPMDHESREKAFYKPVNYDTVWG is encoded by the coding sequence ATGAAGAAAATCTTATTTGTTGCAACCGGTGGTACGATTGCATCGAAAAAAACAGAAAATGGTCTGACTCCGCAGATCACGCCGGAAGAATTGATATCTTATATCCCGGAGGTGGAGAAGATTTGTGAGATTACAGCCGTGCAACCCTTTAATCTGGACAGCTCCAATGTAGTGCCGGAAAACTGGAGCATGCTGGTAAAGGTTATACGGGAACATTATGATGCATTTGATGGATTTATCATAGCGCATGGCACCGATACGATGGCCTATACGGCGGCTGCACTTTCCTATATGATTCAGAATTCGCCGAAGCCCATTGTCATCACCGGTGCACAGCGTCCGATCAATCTGGATATTACCGATGCCAAAACAAATCTTTCGGACAGCTTTTACTATGCCTGTGACGATGCTTCCCAGGGGGTACAGATCGTGTTTGACGGAAAGGTGATCGCGGGAACACGAGCAAAAAAAGTGCGGACCAAGAGCTATAACGCGTTTTCCAGTATTGATTTTCCGTATCTGGCTGTGATACAGGATCGCCGGATTCTGCGGTATCTGCCGATGCTGCCATATGAAAAACCGGTGCGGTTTTATGAGAAGTTAAGTGATAGTGTTTTCTTATTAAAATTAATCCCTGGTATTCAGCCGGTGCTTCTTCCGGTAATTTTCGAATATTACGATGCGATTATCGTGGAGAGTTTTGGCGTCGGTGGGATTCCGTCCAGTATCAAGGATATGTTTTATGAACTTTGTCAGAAATATCCGGAAAAAATGATCGTCCTGTGCACGCAGGTTGCCCATGAGGGAAGTGATATGACGGTTTATGAAGTTGGACATGAAATGAAAAAACTGTGCAATGTACTGGAGTCTTACGATATGACACCGGAGGCGGTTGCAGCGAAGACCATGTGGCTGCTGGGAAATCGGCCGATGGACCATGAAAGCAGAGAAAAAGCATTTTATAAGCCGGTGAATTATGATACGGTGTGGGGATGA
- a CDS encoding DUF262 domain-containing protein: MEDTTLKKKDIEELEKLVKIAEEQGNNINLNLVYMIIDSEKINFAEVMKYFENRGITMIEGDVEPDITAYSCEGERIRPFDPSKISITMKPMTLDALIKRIQNEEIEFDTSFQRKAGLWSKRQKSQLLESIFLRIPLPAFYFDATDEDEWLIIDGLQRVSTLKEFVVDKSLKLQELEFFPELNGCNYDKLPRMFQRRIDETVINVYLVNPSTPENVKFNIFKRINTGGLTLEPQEIRNALFQGQATKFLQECSKLECFIKATAGSIKSERMLDREFVLRYVSFCYLDLQLYNGNIDEFLNEGMKFLNHADEMYIREIKNEFTFVMKAMFAVMGNNSFRKICEDGRRRPINKVIFESWCYVFKTLTPEAVGLLEKKKEKVQKEYMQLCASQEYLYLLKVPDKKALYARIRAVDELIHKFI; encoded by the coding sequence ATGGAAGATACTACACTTAAAAAAAAGGATATTGAAGAATTAGAAAAGTTAGTAAAAATAGCTGAAGAACAAGGGAATAATATTAATCTGAATCTAGTATATATGATAATAGATTCGGAAAAAATAAATTTTGCAGAAGTAATGAAATATTTTGAAAATAGAGGAATTACAATGATAGAAGGGGATGTTGAACCAGATATTACGGCATATTCATGTGAAGGTGAACGGATTAGACCTTTTGATCCTTCTAAAATAAGCATTACCATGAAACCTATGACGTTGGATGCATTAATAAAGAGAATACAAAATGAAGAAATTGAATTTGATACATCGTTTCAAAGAAAAGCTGGATTGTGGAGTAAAAGACAAAAAAGCCAATTGCTGGAGTCGATTTTTTTGCGAATTCCTTTGCCGGCATTTTATTTTGATGCTACTGATGAGGATGAGTGGTTAATTATTGATGGTTTACAGCGAGTATCAACTTTAAAAGAATTTGTTGTAGATAAAAGCTTAAAGTTACAAGAATTAGAATTTTTCCCGGAATTGAATGGTTGTAATTATGATAAATTACCAAGAATGTTTCAAAGGAGAATAGATGAAACGGTCATCAATGTTTATCTAGTTAATCCATCTACACCAGAAAATGTGAAATTTAATATTTTTAAGAGAATTAACACAGGAGGGTTGACACTTGAACCGCAGGAAATAAGAAATGCTTTATTTCAAGGTCAAGCAACAAAATTTTTACAAGAGTGTTCCAAATTAGAGTGTTTTATTAAGGCAACCGCAGGAAGCATAAAAAGCGAAAGAATGTTGGACAGAGAATTTGTCCTTAGATATGTTTCATTTTGTTATTTGGATTTACAATTATATAATGGAAATATAGATGAGTTCTTAAATGAAGGAATGAAATTTCTTAATCATGCTGACGAAATGTATATTAGAGAAATTAAGAATGAGTTTACCTTTGTTATGAAGGCTATGTTTGCAGTAATGGGAAATAACAGTTTTAGAAAAATATGTGAGGATGGAAGGCGAAGACCAATTAATAAGGTGATCTTTGAGTCATGGTGTTATGTATTTAAAACACTGACACCAGAGGCAGTAGGACTATTAGAAAAGAAAAAAGAAAAAGTGCAAAAAGAATATATGCAGTTATGTGCCTCTCAAGAGTATTTATATTTATTAAAAGTTCCAGATAAAAAAGCATTATACGCACGTATCAGAGCAGTTGATGAATTAATCCATAAATTTATTTAA
- a CDS encoding MATE family efflux transporter, translating to MEKNTSFTEGKIMQPLLLFAVPVLLALFLQAMYGAVDLLIVGKFASSADVSAVSTGSQIMTTLTNLVSSFAMGTTILLGQQIGSGKKEEGGRTVGTSILLFAGIAVIMSVILVVFAPQVSSLMNAPEEAFQKTVDYIRICGGGMLVIVAYNLIGCIFRGLGDSRTPLITVAIACVFNVAGDLLLCAVFGMGTAGAAIATVFAQIVSVIVSFILISKKDLPFTIKKENIRIHKTYLRKMTAFGAPIALQDLLVSISFLIILAIVNGMGVIASAGVGVAEKVCAFIMLISSAFMQSMSAFVAQNYGAGRLTRARKALHYGIAVSFTVGIVMFAITFFHGDILAGIFSSDQEVIAAAADYLKAYAIDCLFTAIFFCYTGFYNGIGRTRFVMIQGILGAFCVRVPVSYIMSIQPNTSLFHIGLATPMSSILQLILCVGFMLRLQKNKLLDDNLKNY from the coding sequence ATGGAAAAAAACACATCATTTACCGAAGGAAAAATCATGCAGCCGTTACTTCTGTTTGCAGTTCCTGTATTGCTGGCACTGTTCCTACAGGCTATGTACGGTGCAGTAGATTTACTTATTGTTGGTAAGTTTGCTTCTTCAGCTGATGTATCTGCGGTATCTACCGGTTCACAGATCATGACCACACTGACAAATCTGGTCAGCAGCTTCGCAATGGGAACAACGATTCTGCTTGGACAACAGATCGGAAGTGGTAAGAAAGAAGAAGGTGGCCGCACCGTAGGAACATCCATTCTGCTATTTGCCGGAATTGCTGTGATCATGTCAGTCATTCTTGTAGTCTTTGCTCCTCAGGTCAGCAGTCTCATGAACGCTCCGGAAGAAGCTTTTCAAAAGACCGTTGATTATATCCGGATCTGTGGCGGCGGTATGCTTGTTATTGTCGCTTATAACCTGATCGGCTGTATTTTCCGAGGGCTTGGTGACTCCAGAACACCACTGATCACAGTTGCCATCGCATGTGTATTCAATGTCGCCGGAGACTTGCTTTTATGTGCTGTTTTCGGTATGGGTACAGCAGGTGCCGCTATTGCTACTGTATTTGCACAGATCGTCAGTGTAATCGTATCTTTTATTCTTATCAGTAAAAAAGATCTGCCATTTACAATAAAAAAAGAAAATATCCGGATTCACAAAACTTACCTGCGCAAAATGACCGCTTTCGGCGCACCGATTGCCCTGCAGGATCTTCTCGTAAGTATTTCTTTCCTGATCATTCTGGCAATCGTAAATGGTATGGGCGTGATTGCTTCCGCCGGTGTTGGCGTTGCGGAAAAAGTCTGTGCTTTTATTATGCTGATATCATCCGCTTTTATGCAGTCCATGTCTGCTTTCGTAGCACAAAATTATGGTGCCGGACGCCTTACCAGAGCAAGAAAGGCATTGCACTATGGCATCGCAGTTTCTTTTACCGTCGGTATTGTAATGTTCGCAATTACCTTCTTCCATGGAGATATCCTGGCAGGTATTTTCTCCTCTGATCAGGAAGTAATCGCAGCAGCCGCAGATTACCTGAAAGCCTATGCCATTGACTGTCTGTTCACCGCTATCTTCTTCTGTTACACCGGATTCTATAATGGAATTGGCAGAACAAGATTTGTTATGATACAGGGGATTCTCGGTGCTTTCTGCGTCAGAGTACCGGTATCTTACATTATGAGCATCCAGCCGAATACTTCTCTGTTCCATATCGGACTGGCAACACCGATGTCCTCTATATTACAGTTGATTCTCTGTGTAGGATTTATGCTCCGGCTGCAAAAAAACAAACTGTTAGATGACAACCTTAAAAATTATTAA
- a CDS encoding helix-turn-helix domain-containing protein, which translates to MKFRPNRLIRLRTSMNISKAEAARQLNISAMTYGRYEKGER; encoded by the coding sequence GTGAAATTTCGTCCTAATCGTTTAATTCGATTAAGAACATCTATGAATATCAGCAAAGCCGAGGCCGCCCGCCAACTTAATATTTCCGCCATGACCTACGGCCGCTATGAAAAAGGAGAACGCTAA